A stretch of DNA from Glycine max cultivar Williams 82 chromosome 18, Glycine_max_v4.0, whole genome shotgun sequence:
ATGACACTTTATCTTTAGCATTTTTTTGGTCGATATCTTTCGCATTTTCatatttgctttattttttggaGTGGAATGGGTCCCACGAAATCTTTTGTGTATAAAGGACCTTGTCACTATCTGAAATGAGTATTTAGTGGGGTATTatgttagtgaaaaataaaatagaagagcACAAGTGTAACAATTCAAAATTATGTCAGAGGGGTATTCGATTATAACTTTTAAGTTGTCCCGGTTACACATAGAGGGACGCAAGCATTGGCATGATTAAACAAAGTTTTACTAGATCCAATAATAGAGAACCAGCTCATGCAGAAGAAATTGACATTTCTAGGCTAAtagtaacaataaataaaatataaaactaaattttacattaatatcGTATCGTGTCCAATGATGCTTACTCTCTTGAAATCTATCATTTCAAGGATATAAAGTAAAAGTACAAATTATATCGCAGTGGTGCTATTATAAACAAACGCTGCTCCATATATAGAAAAGGTAATGCCATCAAGAGATGTAGTGAACTCTAAACTATATCCATCATCCATGCAGGTGACGTCATCAAGAGATTAGAAGAATATGCTACACCcgttcttgttcttgatcaAAAGATTAGCTCCAAAAACTCGGGTAGCCATTTCTTTTACAGTAAAACATGTTCACAGTCTTACTGCATATAATCTTTTATCCAATAGCATGTTTATGTGCCTTTCTTCAAGTGCCAACTCCAATTAACTTGAGCTGTGATAGGAAATTGCAATCAGATTACATTATCAGCATGTGGAGAATATAATCTTTCAAAGTCATAATAGAAAATTATGATATCAAAGTAGGAGAGGGACAAAGAAATTACAATGTTATTGTGAGGACTTCCCCAATAAAATCCTTGAAGGAAAATTGGGAAAACATTGCAAGCAGCAAGGATATAAATCATTAATGCATGCATGCCCATCCATTCCATAACCAAAGTCATGCGACGACATCCACAGACATCAACCTGCAAAGAGGGGAAAAAACACTTAAGAATGTATCAAGAAGATGATTAAAGAATGATGCTATGCTGAAGTAAATTTCATGAGAActaaaaattgtataattatcAAAAGAAGGAAATCATGTAACATTTAAGTCGATACCAGTACATAGAGCAATAACTTTTTGTCTATATAGTTAGAAAGCTCTTCTAAAAGGGAGAAATTAAAATCTAACCATCAAGTATATTCCGACAAAGAGGACGCCTGCAGCACCAGCAGTGACACATGTGTAACTGAGCGAGTAGAGAACCTTATTTATATGCATTCCTACAAGAAGAACCATGTCAATATCTACAAACAATATAAATGCCAGTGGAACAATGGTCCTGTGCAAGAAACAGTTAAAAAGAATGCATACCAAATAAGTCCAACGCAAGGCCAAAAACTAAAAGACAAGAGGTTGGGATCATCCAGTATATGATTCTCACTCTGTGGTCCTGCATGCAGCAACAAGGAAATAAGTGAGTAACTTACAAgcaaaacaggaaaaaaaaaaaaaaaaaagagtgacaaAGTATTACCTTAAAATGGACAATAATATGTCCATAGTGCAACCCAATCAAGCAGGTGACAATAGCCATCACTGAACTATAAATCCACAATGCAACACAAAATTAGGGACAAGGAAAAGCACTCGTTTTTGcgaaataaatttcatattcaaGTATTGGTCATTGTTTTTCCTCTTTACCCTCTCATTGAGATTTGAGAGTGACAAAGTGAGCTCACCTTAGGAGTCCTTCAGGATCAAAAGGGGCCTGACACCAAGCAGGAGCATCAGGAGGTAATGGTCCATAGTTGGGAGAATTAATACTGCATTCCTATTGATGatgataaaaggaaaagaaaaaagctaacgtatttgtaaaaaaatgaaaagcaacAAGAACTATCTATCATATTGGATAAGCAAATCTTAAGAGAGGATCATACAGGCATCCGCGCATATATTGGTCTCTTGTACAGGTGTTGTATACCCAATATCATTCGATCAATCATTCCAACCACATTGCAGGCTGGACCAGTGTTACCCCTTACTCCACATTTAACCTagcaattatataaatataaacataaatcCCGTTCTAAACCAATACCAGAAGTTATATATTCCAATGTAACCTCAAACCAACAAACAATGAGGAAAAAACAGAAGATATCAACACTCACTGAAAATGTCTTTGGCTCTGCAGAAGGTTCTGTTTGAATTTGATACACCCAATCTGGAACGTACAATCCATATAGCAAGCAAAgataaaggaaagaaagaatcaAAGCCACAGCCCTGTTACAGTCAAACAGATGAACAAGGCATCGTCATGGTGGGgtataaacaaagaaaaatcccactaaaaaaaccatgatttgaGATACACATTCAATTGAAAAGCAGCATTATTAGGACTAATCATGAACACTAGAATTGCATTACCAACAgaatattcttaattaaaagAGATATGGACATTGCAAATAAACTGTCATGCCAtgcacaaaaataaataaaattaaaaagaattgagATACATGCTAGTGTATGCTTCCaggttaaaaaaaagttgtactGTTGTAGCTTTATCAAATGTTAAGTAAGAAAGTAAAAGAGGAAAATTAAGCTTACCACTGGTATCGATACTTCCTTAATAGGGATGGTCCTGAATTAACAGTATCATCACTCTTGAGCCAAATTTCACACAGTGCGACAACCAAATATGCTACTGCAATTCTCTGCCATTCAATGAAGAAAATAGGgaacaataattaatatacaGGAAAGAATATAGACAAACAGAGAATTTTATGATTATATTCAACTAATTGGTCAGTTGGACAAATGTAAAAATTACCATAgcctaaaaagaaaaacttaattgGGCAAGGAATTAGATGGTTAAACTTGTGTTCAGAAAAATTCTTGTGAAGGCACAAAAGTTGATGCTTCTCCTTTACAACTAGTCACAAGGAGAGGCAAAGAAAACCCTGCCGAAGAAAGCATACCTGTAGTATTCCCATCCATCTTATCTGTTTTATATCCACTCCAAATGTCAGATCATTCACGCGATGGAAATAACCTCCTGTAGAAGGAAAATTTTAGACATTTGCCAGAGAAATGTATAACAAAATGCAAGTTCTCAGCATCTAACATACAcattgttataaattataaacactATACTGTTTTAAACATTTAATACTTTCGGCTCAACATTCATTAAAAGGAACAGATGCTaacaaagtttaaaatttaGCCAAGAACTTGCCACAAGCAAAGCCAAAGGTTCAGTTGACCACCTTGAAGGAAAAGGCCTAACGCAAGAAGTTTTAGAGCCCGTAAACTTGCTTTTCTAGATGCATCAACTCCACAAGACAGTTTCTGTCGAAGAAAAGGAGTACTTAGGTTAAATGGACCATTTATCATGAAAGTTCCACAACAAATTCTGGTtctacttaaaaataatataaaacaatctAGATTGCAAGAAATTGCATTACTAAGCAACATTATCACACTTGGTTTTGGCTATACTTTGTTAATTTATACAACAGATTCAATTGAAAATACCTTGTATGAGAGTGCAAGCGAAACACCAAcaataaataggaaaaatggcATGACATAATCAGCTAGTGTTAAACCATTCCATGGGGAATGGTTGAGCGCAGGAATGAGTCCGCCAGCATCATCAACAAGTATCATCAGCTACACCAACATTGACAAATTCAGTAAGAAAAtgcaataaaatgaaaaggaaatcaaagatcCTGGGTTTGTGATACACACATTCCATTTTGCctaaaaatgaaatatcaaaGGTTTAGCGGGAGTCCCATTTGTTTAATAAGGAGAGATTATTGAATCCTTAGATTAATCTTATTATCCTTTTAGGTCATTGCAATTTTACCTTCATCTTCATCAAAGATCCAGTGCTTTGGTCATGCATACCAGCAAATAGCATAACTTACACAACATGGCTAAATAAGACAGCTTATCCTACTCAGTCCAATTTTGTTAGGTGCACCAAACAAGGTCTGAAGTCTAAAAGAATTCCATATAGGAAATAATGACTTTACAAATGTCATAAGTTGCATAAAATTCATTcatttaataatcataataGACTTGTTATTGAATGATGCATATTTGGCAACAACATAGGATATGCATGTTACTTCTAACGTGTTAAAATGATCGAGTGTGCATGATGCCGTTTTCTAAAGCGAATGGCAAGCATTGCgtttctttgtcatctccaattCATAAAGTAATACAAAAGTAAAGACAAAGTGGTGACCAGTCGGCATTACATCCAACCGACTGCACGTTATGCCACCAACACCACTCTTTTACGATGCGATGCATTAGTAACcttgtattaattaataaattaataaacttcaACATTAGGCAATTTCTTATTAACCTAATCCATATAGAATACTTATTTCTGTGGCCTTGTTGCTGAATGAAAGATAACTAACAAATCATGTCATGCGTGAAAAGAGGTGAAACAGAGATCGAATCAGAAACTTATATTTGCAAAAACTGACGTTTACTGTCAAACGGTTTTAAGATTGGCCAAAAAACTCAACAACTATTATCATCATATGagtgataatatattttatcccaTTGTGATTTTAGTCAATTCTTATTAACTAAAAGAAAAGAAGCGCAAGTGTGCCcttttttagtaatatttttattttcatttggtaatcaattaagaTTGGCCTAATAATAAGAGGCCACTACAAGACACCAAAGTACTTCATCGCTTGGGAGCTGGGGTATACAATTTATTTCTCAAATCAATAATTGCAAAAACTACTATGAAAGCACTTCGCGGGGGAAAACAGATGAAACTAAAAACATACTGTATTATtcattaaaaacttaattaaaaaattaattaatacacgATAATAAGTACAAGAATAATGATGAAAGTGAATAGACAGGTGAAGTAAAGAACAAATAGGCATGTcatgatttaaaaaaagagaaaaagaagtatGGCTGACAGTTTAACAAGTTTTAACACAATTATTCCATCATAAcacattattataatatatttgtatatgataaatttgttgacttaATTTGTGACTGCCAAAGTAAAACTGCTTAACACATTATATATCACATTATTTTGTTAGATAAATTTATCGAAAAGGTAAGTAGCCGTAATGCTGTTTAAATGGACGGCTCTCCAGAAGAATAAAGAGAAGAGATATCACCCAAAGTCTCTTAAAACGGTGAgtgattaaaaaacaattttataattacaaatgCAACAAAAATATGTGAGAATAACtacataaaaaaggataaatatatttatttaaaataagttttgtggtagattttttttgttaaatgagaataaaaagtAGTGGAAGATAATAATAGTTTgtgttaaaagtaaaaaagggaGAATATTGAGGAATATGATCAGAACAGGCAAGTAGGCGCAGTGCTATTTATATTGAATGACAAGAGAAGGGAAACAACAACGGACGGTAAAAAAGCAAACAACCAACACCAAACGCTATTATTTCCTTCAAAGTAAAGCAACATTACTTTAACACGTGCACACTCTTTGCATTTCGTATTCTCTCAGGAGTCAAATTGAATTTGGGATCACAAATGAAAGCCATAGAAATCTCCAGGAATCTCTCTCCCTTTACCTCCCACACCCTAATCAATCAATCTCCAACAAGTAATAACCATTAAACACTTAAAAACAAGCACCACCGTTGAGTCACAACTCATTAGAGAGAGGTGCGCAATTGCGGTGCCTAACCTCGCTCGttacttcaattatttttttggactACCCACCAAGTCCAAATCC
This window harbors:
- the LOC100812497 gene encoding heparan-alpha-glucosaminide N-acetyltransferase encodes the protein MASYEAIKNFDDDDDDDDDVEMALPHSQISESRSATVSSPIGQTTPLHIHNIIEEQRIISRHQPQPKSPRLVSLDVFRGLTVALMILVDDAGGLIPALNHSPWNGLTLADYVMPFFLFIVGVSLALSYKKLSCGVDASRKASLRALKLLALGLFLQGGYFHRVNDLTFGVDIKQIRWMGILQRIAVAYLVVALCEIWLKSDDTVNSGPSLLRKYRYQWAVALILSFLYLCLLYGLYVPDWVYQIQTEPSAEPKTFSVKCGVRGNTGPACNVVGMIDRMILGIQHLYKRPIYARMPECSINSPNYGPLPPDAPAWCQAPFDPEGLLSSVMAIVTCLIGLHYGHIIVHFKDHRVRIIYWMIPTSCLLVFGLALDLFGMHINKVLYSLSYTCVTAGAAGVLFVGIYLMVDVCGCRRMTLVMEWMGMHALMIYILAACNVFPIFLQGFYWGSPHNNILKLIGVGT